From Anaerohalosphaera lusitana, one genomic window encodes:
- a CDS encoding glycosyltransferase family 4 protein — protein MDNGSSKTSKSGKVPVRPAIFVDAYAIRDYATGLQHLLAGLAEKSHEAALVCPPDVNIDAVMGPTATAMCYPVFKLPFLCRQNRNMLVDRLGKFKPSVLHAFSSSRFKITRQVAHIMDLPYVLSVNRLALRPSANYMKDEHCTSVVASSRKISEAMCKKSPYAEEKLEQINIGTFVEDSTACFSGEHAVTSIILAQDLHKEQDFKALLNAIRHLVIDGYEFVLAILGKGKAERAIHRQIHSLELSQIITLVGEVEPIRPLFAGADVFIQPQPRREFNSRLLEAMSVGMAVATSRHIKDDMVIPDETAVVFDPYDELSVYSALQKILEDKDRARCMAQNGQDYLRKYHSVSRMADSLTDTYIGAQVKHKNLGAGEHE, from the coding sequence ATGGATAACGGGTCGTCGAAGACATCCAAGTCCGGCAAGGTGCCTGTAAGACCTGCGATATTCGTAGATGCTTACGCTATTCGTGACTATGCAACGGGGCTGCAGCATCTGCTGGCGGGGCTGGCGGAGAAGTCTCATGAGGCTGCGCTGGTTTGTCCGCCTGACGTGAATATAGATGCGGTGATGGGGCCGACGGCGACTGCGATGTGTTATCCGGTGTTCAAGCTGCCTTTTTTATGCAGGCAGAATCGCAATATGCTGGTGGATCGGCTGGGCAAGTTCAAGCCGTCGGTTCTGCATGCGTTCAGTTCGAGCAGGTTCAAGATAACGCGGCAGGTGGCGCATATCATGGATCTGCCTTATGTGCTGTCGGTCAATCGGCTGGCGTTGCGGCCGAGTGCAAATTACATGAAGGATGAGCACTGTACTTCTGTTGTGGCATCTTCGCGGAAGATATCGGAGGCCATGTGCAAGAAGTCGCCGTATGCGGAAGAGAAGCTGGAGCAGATCAATATCGGGACCTTCGTTGAGGACAGCACGGCGTGTTTTTCGGGTGAGCATGCGGTTACGAGCATAATATTGGCCCAGGATCTGCATAAGGAGCAGGATTTCAAGGCGCTGCTTAACGCTATCCGGCACCTGGTTATCGACGGGTATGAGTTCGTGCTGGCTATACTTGGCAAGGGCAAGGCGGAGCGTGCGATACACCGGCAGATACACAGTCTGGAGCTTTCGCAGATAATCACGCTGGTGGGGGAGGTTGAACCGATCAGACCCTTGTTTGCGGGTGCGGATGTGTTCATTCAGCCTCAGCCGAGGCGTGAGTTCAATTCGCGGCTGCTGGAGGCGATGAGTGTGGGGATGGCGGTGGCGACGAGCAGGCATATCAAGGATGATATGGTGATACCGGATGAGACGGCGGTTGTGTTCGATCCTTATGATGAGCTGAGCGTGTATTCGGCATTGCAGAAGATACTGGAGGACAAGGATCGGGCAAGGTGTATGGCACAGAACGGGCAGGACTATCTTCGCAAGTATCACAGTGTGAGCCGTATGGCAGATTCGCTGACGGATACTTATATCGGTGCGCAGGTGAAGCACAAGAACCTGGGTGCGGGGGAGCATGAATGA